The genome window ACAATATTGCAAACTCTTCCTGAAAAAATATGTTGCTCCAATTTGCtagaatattattttattaaaaaaactaaattgttCATTTATTGCAGTTATGTGTTTGAAATACATGATCCCATTAATTGTTTATGCAAGTTTGACAACGGTTGCCACATTTGTGTTGAGTTTATGGGTTTACCGATTAAGAAAACGCACAAATTATGTTGAATGTTCTGATGCATCAGATGACAGTGTGAAAAATTGCACTGAGCGCGTGAGCAACATATGCTACGAAATTGAAGACATTATGgctgaaaaaacaaagttacgTCGAGCTCATTCGACTCCTTTGAAACCAAGTCGTCCAAATGTGGAAAGTATATATGATCCCATCACAAGTACCTCAGTTTCACAGAAGAAAACCAACgaatcattttcaaaaaagaacATTGATACTTATTCACATGAAGATGATGATATGGGTACAGTGTTTGGTCGTCAATATGAAACGATCCTGCAGGAAGTTGCCAACACCTTGACGGATATCCATAAGTACAATTCAACAATGCAAGATGTTGACATTTACAATTCTTTTATGAAGCAGTTGATAAGGAAAATGAAAGATAAAGATGCAAAACTGTACGACTCTTTACAACGCTACGGCGTTTTTAGTAAACATCATTATGAAGTTATCGGGGAAAAAGTACGACCCCAATCAACAGGAATAGATTTGGATTCAGACGACACCTACGCAAAATATCTAGGACCTTCAAAAAAGCAGAGACCGAATATGTCAGAGGTGATTTCGGAAAAGAGTAGTTCGTTTGGTTCAGCTGATCacctgaaatttttaaaagaggAAACAAATAACGTTAGGATTAGTGCTAGTACTCCTTATTTGTCGCCCAAAAGTTTTAGGCCAAAGAGTAATTGTCCAGAGAATTTGAAGTCGCTTTGTCAGCAGGTGAGTTACTTGTACTTGTCAGGGtggacatttaaaaaaaatatactgaAACATACACATGCAACATCAAGACGcttattattttcttaatgGCAACATCTTACTTAAACACACAACGAAATTAAATTACGTCAATTCCTATGGGGTCTCTGCATCACAGGCATGCCTTTTGATACCTACTAAAAAACTCCGGGTTTAAAGGAACTGGAATTGACCACCGGCCTATACTTTTTACTAGAGAATAACTCAGAGAAAATACAAGCAATCTAAGATCTCT of Tenebrio molitor chromosome 6, icTenMoli1.1, whole genome shotgun sequence contains these proteins:
- the LOC138132642 gene encoding uncharacterized protein, with amino-acid sequence MCLKYMIPLIVYASLTTVATFVLSLWVYRLRKRTNYVECSDASDDSVKNCTERVSNICYEIEDIMAEKTKLRRAHSTPLKPSRPNVESIYDPITSTSVSQKKTNESFSKKNIDTYSHEDDDMGTVFGRQYETILQEVANTLTDIHKYNSTMQDVDIYNSFMKQLIRKMKDKDAKLYDSLQRYGVFSKHHYEVIGEKVRPQSTGIDLDSDDTYAKYLGPSKKQRPNMSEVISEKSSSFGSADHLKFLKEETNNVRISASTPYLSPKSFRPKSNCPENLKSLCQQDIKQKNIDGMFRKLDLPIDKNEKDQVEVPPENHVARAYLTLTPTDEESSTPSLKEQNLETFSVKNEKKGKTPPPVPPKKSRSRTISSEDENLL